In a single window of the Ferviditalea candida genome:
- a CDS encoding thermonuclease family protein, with protein MTLILILAIALSFGTAVFTAAGLYRRDTRKAALGMHSIFLLLLLSAGLTGCAPHPSSKPAASVQKLPGGNLAQENSGLPSSNVDKLSETADSGNKSRRLINASIVRVIDGDTMEVSLGRQTEKIRLLLVDTPETVHPEKPVEPFGPEASAFAKDTLSGQNVQLELDVSERDKYGRVLVYLWHDGRMFNEMLLEKGLARVAYVYPPNVKYVDEFRQIQKKAQLAGIGIWSIENYAREDGFHDEVAGNLPETGSSVTKPAPSEGPGAASNPGSSPISGLRVVSVTSPVTAGGYATLTAETAPGASAGITVYYKSGPSKASGLQIKQADARGRVSWTWKVGNRTTPGTWRIAVTSEGKTVETQFEVR; from the coding sequence ATGACACTGATACTGATTCTAGCAATAGCGCTTTCTTTCGGAACGGCCGTTTTCACGGCAGCCGGTTTATACCGTCGGGATACCCGGAAAGCCGCTTTAGGGATGCATTCCATCTTCTTGCTGCTCCTTCTGTCTGCGGGACTGACGGGCTGCGCCCCGCATCCTTCTTCCAAGCCTGCCGCAAGCGTCCAAAAATTGCCCGGGGGGAACCTTGCCCAAGAGAACAGCGGTCTTCCAAGCAGCAACGTTGACAAACTAAGTGAAACGGCGGACAGCGGCAACAAGAGCCGCCGGCTGATCAATGCCTCAATCGTGCGCGTAATCGACGGGGATACGATGGAAGTCAGCTTGGGACGTCAAACGGAGAAGATCCGCCTGCTGCTGGTTGATACGCCGGAAACCGTCCATCCGGAAAAGCCCGTCGAGCCCTTCGGCCCGGAAGCCTCGGCATTCGCCAAAGACACGCTTTCCGGCCAAAACGTCCAACTGGAATTGGATGTGTCCGAAAGAGACAAGTATGGGCGAGTGCTGGTCTATCTTTGGCATGACGGCAGAATGTTCAATGAAATGCTGCTGGAAAAAGGGTTGGCCCGGGTCGCATACGTCTATCCTCCCAACGTCAAATATGTGGACGAATTCAGGCAAATTCAGAAAAAAGCGCAATTGGCCGGAATCGGCATTTGGAGCATAGAGAATTACGCGCGCGAAGACGGCTTCCATGATGAGGTTGCCGGCAATCTTCCCGAAACGGGTTCAAGTGTAACGAAACCCGCTCCCAGCGAGGGTCCCGGCGCCGCTTCCAATCCCGGTTCCAGCCCGATATCCGGCCTGAGGGTCGTCAGTGTAACTTCACCCGTGACCGCCGGAGGATATGCAACGCTCACTGCCGAAACCGCTCCGGGAGCAAGCGCCGGCATTACCGTTTACTATAAAAGCGGTCCAAGCAAGGCTTCCGGTTTGCAGATCAAACAGGCGGATGCCCGAGGCCGTGTCAGTTGGACTTGGAAAGTCGGAAACCGAACGACTCCCGGAACCTGGCGGATTGCCGTCACTTCCGAAGGAAAGACCGTGGAGACGCAATTCGAAGTGAGATAA